A region of Chitinophaga horti DNA encodes the following proteins:
- a CDS encoding response regulator, which translates to MSKILLVEDDEVMPKIMERILHREEYQIDHVTNGKEAFSKLDETNFGYDLIITDIMMPYANGFEILSKVKNRPDGKPIPVIIVSNAGNEDMILEGFKLGADDFLKKPVIPGELLIRVKRLLMQYK; encoded by the coding sequence ATGAGTAAAATTTTGTTAGTAGAAGATGATGAAGTAATGCCGAAGATCATGGAGCGTATCCTTCATCGCGAAGAATACCAGATCGATCACGTTACCAATGGCAAGGAAGCTTTTTCGAAATTAGATGAAACGAACTTCGGCTACGACCTGATCATCACCGATATCATGATGCCGTATGCCAATGGATTCGAGATCCTCAGCAAAGTAAAAAACCGTCCCGATGGAAAACCTATTCCCGTTATCATCGTATCCAACGCAGGTAATGAAGATATGATCCTGGAGGGTTTTAAACTCGGTGCGGACGACTTCCTTAAAAAACCCGTTATTCCAGGCGAACTGCTCATCCGTGTGAAGCGTTTGCTGATGCAATATAAATAG
- a CDS encoding HEAT repeat domain-containing protein produces MFSESFSVLFHDFRYAPLIIQIALVFIVIAVTATLLAYFSILWARFKGNQRDKRLAKLQPMIDQLLIEHILMNEALNDPELSPNQVQLPIEVFELPVFQKKWARQALIDRLINFRKNVRGAMGDLIHNLYVQLELDKDTLNKMKSGKWEKKVQALYEFTSMNMSIADVTILPLTNSRNRELRAAARHAYIKLSKNEPFKFFDVATEPLLEWDQVELFKIISTTEHIAIPNFAQWITYSTNKSVVSFCLKLVVHYNQISAVPAVVKLLGTKDHYLRADAINCLGKLKVETVEEKLVYMYDTQPLLCQLEILKAIGRISSGKYIDFLRQEFLHATDFEVRKHAAKSIINNQWAAKGLVQELVDTSTPENKLILKHSMNPLIKY; encoded by the coding sequence ATGTTTTCAGAGTCCTTCTCTGTACTGTTTCACGATTTCCGGTATGCGCCACTGATCATACAGATTGCGCTCGTATTTATCGTTATTGCGGTAACAGCCACGTTGCTGGCATACTTCTCCATCCTTTGGGCGCGTTTCAAAGGCAACCAGAGAGATAAACGGCTCGCTAAACTTCAACCTATGATCGATCAGCTGCTGATCGAACACATACTCATGAATGAAGCGCTCAACGATCCGGAGTTGTCGCCCAACCAGGTGCAACTGCCTATCGAGGTATTTGAGCTGCCCGTATTTCAAAAGAAATGGGCCCGGCAGGCACTGATCGACCGCCTCATCAACTTCCGCAAAAACGTTCGCGGTGCCATGGGCGACCTGATCCACAACTTGTACGTGCAACTGGAGCTGGATAAAGACACGCTCAATAAAATGAAGTCGGGCAAATGGGAAAAGAAAGTACAGGCATTGTATGAGTTCACCAGCATGAACATGTCAATCGCCGACGTAACTATTTTGCCCCTCACCAACAGCCGTAACCGTGAGCTACGCGCGGCGGCACGGCATGCTTACATCAAATTGAGTAAGAACGAACCCTTTAAGTTTTTTGATGTGGCCACCGAGCCCCTGCTCGAATGGGACCAGGTAGAGCTATTCAAGATCATCTCCACCACGGAACATATCGCTATTCCCAACTTTGCGCAATGGATCACCTACTCCACAAATAAGAGTGTGGTGTCGTTCTGTTTGAAGCTGGTCGTACACTATAACCAGATCAGCGCCGTACCTGCGGTAGTAAAGCTGCTCGGCACCAAAGATCACTACCTCCGCGCCGATGCCATTAACTGCCTGGGCAAACTGAAAGTGGAAACCGTCGAAGAAAAACTGGTGTACATGTATGACACGCAACCACTGCTCTGCCAGCTGGAAATACTCAAAGCCATCGGGCGCATCAGCAGCGGTAAATACATCGACTTCCTGCGGCAGGAGTTCCTGCACGCCACAGATTTCGAAGTACGCAAACATGCAGCAAAGTCGATCATCAACAACCAATGGGCGGCCAAAGGACTGGTACAGGAGCTGGTAGATACGTCTACCCCGGAAAACAAGCTCATTCTGAAACATAGCATGAACCCTCTAATCAAATATTGA
- a CDS encoding tetratricopeptide repeat protein produces the protein MMMASLRYILFATILLTGFTAHAQLFKKGSGDADALYEQAVQATKQKQYAKAIALSKQALAKQPDFVDQQLLLGRLYMLTGDNKNARVQVNAVIAKAPRYRDAYFYAINIEMTEKKYEEAGCFVDEALYEFPNDKELMLKKLSIMDASGKFYRGDSYAPQLLDRFPEDTTVRNAYIGHYLMAADVYKRAGNSVMAKTNYEKVLAIQPANEEAKAAITTMYVQNRNYTSALEQVNAELATNPKSYELLMKKLGLQEQMHAYPDALATLKEVLKYYPNDSKARQMETQLRMDAAGYYTDTDPYMLYQSVLEKSPGNRAALDKVIGLSMSRGAYREALAWINRGLKSNPNDQRLLGLKADVLEADRKFTEAATITGRLRQLNPGSTDLRNRYTYLKVQSGRDYLAQQQYDLAIAELENARQVSPSDTTVLDMLANTYIGRRDYNRALTALDNALSYYPNNPRFLTKKSSVLAEMGRYDEAAEIVETLLNNHPNDERYASTFVDLRLTAGRILMQSEEYDMARQQFALVLAQAPDNLDALNYMINLQSATKQADSALAYADQGLSYYPDNKDLLLKKSAALTELKRYAEANDINAQLLQRYPFTLRYKTAYTDGLLQQGQEYQRNNQPDSALQAFRKVLSMNRRDSLALLYSINIYSSRGQNDSALALAQEGLRYYPSQETFLQKRVVSLENQQRYAEAALAADSLVKLNGSAANTDYADFLRSKTLKNQFGLYYLNTQYDYSDNRYQVATLEYRRFIKRGSIAGRISYAGRAQGTGIQGELEAFINHSKSLYSYGIATYSNEVAFPQLRLGYSIFKTFKHDIEAELGARYLKADSVESIAGVVSLAKTFNDFWVNGRAYFISDSSDFYTSFNLTTRYYMNRGQDFLSVFAGLGTSPDDRSRLIAFPQLSGLLTRSVGAGYQKTIKYRNTLSINGTWINQKIGDSQFQNQYDIYLMFLRKF, from the coding sequence ATGATGATGGCATCTTTAAGATATATTCTATTTGCGACGATATTACTGACAGGCTTTACCGCGCATGCGCAGCTGTTTAAAAAAGGCAGCGGCGATGCCGACGCCCTGTACGAACAGGCCGTGCAGGCGACCAAACAAAAACAATATGCAAAGGCTATAGCATTGTCGAAACAGGCGCTGGCCAAACAGCCCGACTTCGTAGACCAGCAGTTGTTGCTGGGCAGACTGTACATGCTTACCGGCGATAACAAAAACGCACGGGTACAGGTAAACGCTGTGATTGCCAAAGCGCCGCGTTACCGCGACGCCTACTTCTACGCTATCAATATTGAAATGACGGAAAAGAAGTACGAAGAGGCCGGCTGCTTTGTGGATGAAGCCTTGTACGAGTTCCCGAACGATAAAGAACTGATGCTCAAAAAACTCAGCATCATGGACGCTTCCGGTAAGTTTTACCGGGGCGACAGCTATGCACCACAACTGCTGGACCGCTTCCCGGAGGACACCACCGTGCGTAATGCTTACATCGGCCATTACCTGATGGCGGCAGATGTATACAAACGCGCCGGCAACAGCGTAATGGCAAAAACGAATTACGAAAAAGTACTGGCGATACAGCCTGCTAACGAAGAGGCCAAGGCTGCGATCACCACGATGTACGTGCAGAACCGCAACTACACCAGTGCTTTGGAGCAGGTAAATGCGGAACTGGCGACTAATCCCAAGTCGTATGAGCTGCTGATGAAGAAGCTGGGCTTACAGGAACAAATGCACGCCTATCCCGATGCATTGGCCACTTTAAAGGAAGTACTGAAGTATTACCCGAACGATAGCAAGGCCCGGCAGATGGAAACGCAACTGCGTATGGATGCTGCGGGCTATTATACGGATACCGATCCCTATATGCTGTACCAGAGCGTATTGGAGAAAAGTCCGGGCAACCGTGCTGCGCTGGACAAAGTGATTGGCCTTAGCATGAGCCGTGGTGCGTACCGCGAAGCACTCGCCTGGATCAACCGGGGATTAAAAAGTAACCCGAACGATCAGCGTTTGTTGGGACTGAAAGCGGATGTACTCGAAGCCGACCGTAAGTTCACCGAAGCCGCTACCATTACAGGCAGATTGCGTCAGCTGAACCCTGGTTCTACCGACCTGCGCAACCGTTACACCTACCTGAAAGTTCAAAGCGGCCGCGATTACCTGGCCCAACAGCAATACGACCTGGCTATTGCCGAACTGGAAAATGCGCGGCAGGTATCCCCATCCGACACCACCGTGCTGGACATGCTGGCTAATACTTACATTGGCCGCCGCGATTACAACCGGGCGTTAACAGCGCTGGACAACGCCCTGTCTTACTACCCAAACAATCCCCGCTTCCTCACAAAAAAATCGAGCGTACTGGCGGAAATGGGACGTTACGATGAAGCCGCCGAAATCGTAGAAACTTTACTGAACAACCATCCGAACGACGAAAGATATGCATCCACCTTTGTAGACCTTCGACTTACCGCAGGTCGCATCCTGATGCAGTCGGAAGAATATGATATGGCCAGGCAGCAGTTTGCACTGGTGCTCGCACAGGCCCCCGACAACCTGGATGCGCTGAACTACATGATCAACCTGCAAAGCGCCACCAAACAGGCCGACAGCGCGCTGGCATATGCCGACCAGGGCCTCTCCTATTATCCTGATAACAAAGACCTGCTGCTGAAAAAGTCGGCCGCACTCACCGAACTGAAACGTTATGCGGAAGCGAACGACATCAATGCACAATTGCTGCAACGTTACCCGTTCACGCTGCGTTACAAAACTGCGTATACCGACGGTTTGTTGCAACAGGGGCAGGAATACCAGCGTAACAATCAGCCGGACAGTGCATTACAGGCATTTAGAAAAGTGCTGTCGATGAACCGGCGCGATTCACTGGCGTTATTATACAGCATCAATATTTACAGCAGCCGGGGACAGAATGATAGCGCATTGGCATTAGCACAGGAAGGTTTAAGATACTATCCATCGCAGGAAACCTTTTTGCAGAAACGCGTCGTGTCGCTGGAGAACCAGCAGCGTTATGCAGAAGCAGCACTGGCGGCCGATAGCCTGGTAAAACTGAATGGAAGTGCGGCTAACACCGATTACGCCGACTTCCTGCGCAGCAAAACATTAAAGAACCAGTTTGGGTTGTATTACCTGAACACCCAATACGATTACTCCGACAACCGCTACCAGGTAGCTACCCTCGAGTATCGACGCTTCATTAAACGCGGTTCTATCGCCGGCCGTATCAGTTACGCCGGCCGCGCGCAGGGTACGGGTATACAGGGCGAGCTGGAGGCCTTTATCAATCATAGCAAATCGCTGTACAGCTACGGCATTGCAACTTACTCGAACGAAGTAGCGTTTCCGCAGCTGCGACTCGGCTACTCCATCTTCAAAACCTTTAAACACGATATTGAGGCGGAACTCGGCGCCCGTTACCTGAAGGCAGACAGTGTGGAGAGCATTGCGGGCGTTGTATCACTGGCGAAAACCTTTAACGACTTCTGGGTGAATGGCCGCGCATACTTCATCAGCGACTCCTCTGACTTTTATACTTCCTTTAACCTGACGACCCGTTATTATATGAACCGCGGACAGGACTTCCTCTCAGTGTTTGCGGGACTGGGTACATCGCCGGACGACCGTAGCCGTTTGATTGCCTTTCCCCAGTTATCGGGTTTGCTTACACGTAGTGTAGGCGCGGGTTATCAGAAGACCATCAAATACCGGAACACGCTCAGTATTAACGGCACCTGGATCAACCAGAAGATTGGCGACAGCCAGTTCCAGAACCAGTACGATATTTACCTGATGTTCCTTCGTAAATTCTAG
- a CDS encoding glycosyltransferase family 2 protein, translated as MELFKNFYEGFVFVYGCTMLFMYALLAMLSLRGIIRYQRKNSYVDYDKLLQSPLAPGISIIAPAFNESVTIIQNVRSLMTLNYPKFEIIIVNDGSTDDTLDKLINEFELEQVDFAYNERIKSQPVKRLFKSRNTAYDKLVVVDKVNGKSKADASNAGINAAAFDYFLCTDVDCIIEKDTLLRMIKPFMDEDDKKIKEVGEPCPECGYIHVVEDSTRVIATGATLRLANSSDIDEGVITRVRPPRQLLPRFQEMEYIRAYVLGKMGWSLINCVPNVSGGLGLFDKEIAIKAGGYDSKSFAEDMDIVTRMCTYMIDNKLKYAIRYIPTTQCWTEGPPNMKIFSRQRTRWGRGLAEIITMHRKVIFNPRYKQLGLVVLPYNLLFEFLAPIIEVTGIFYYIYLIATDQINWPYAIILLLFVYLYSIMITTMAIWWDHITYRYYKTWKEVLGLAVMAFLEPLIYHPLIVFFALRGYYFFIIGKKHSWGNMQRQGFGQKKKVQTA; from the coding sequence ATGGAATTATTTAAAAATTTTTATGAAGGCTTTGTGTTTGTGTACGGCTGTACCATGTTATTCATGTACGCCCTGCTGGCCATGCTTTCACTAAGAGGCATCATCAGGTACCAGCGTAAGAATAGTTACGTGGACTATGATAAGCTGTTACAGTCGCCACTGGCGCCGGGCATCTCCATCATTGCCCCGGCGTTTAACGAATCGGTAACCATTATCCAGAACGTGCGCTCGCTGATGACCCTTAACTACCCGAAGTTTGAGATCATCATCGTGAACGACGGTAGTACCGACGATACCCTCGACAAACTGATCAACGAGTTTGAACTCGAGCAAGTGGATTTTGCTTACAACGAACGCATCAAATCACAACCCGTAAAACGCCTGTTCAAGTCTCGCAACACGGCTTATGACAAACTGGTAGTGGTAGATAAAGTGAATGGTAAAAGTAAGGCAGATGCATCCAATGCAGGCATTAACGCTGCGGCCTTCGATTACTTCCTTTGTACGGATGTGGATTGTATCATCGAAAAAGACACCCTGCTTCGCATGATCAAACCCTTTATGGACGAGGACGACAAAAAGATCAAAGAAGTGGGTGAACCTTGCCCGGAGTGTGGTTACATCCATGTGGTGGAAGACAGTACCCGCGTTATTGCTACCGGCGCTACCCTGCGACTGGCCAACAGCTCCGACATCGACGAAGGTGTGATTACGCGCGTAAGGCCTCCGCGCCAGCTGTTACCCCGCTTCCAGGAAATGGAGTACATCCGTGCTTATGTACTGGGTAAAATGGGCTGGAGCCTGATCAACTGCGTGCCGAACGTATCCGGCGGTTTGGGCTTGTTCGATAAAGAGATAGCGATTAAGGCGGGCGGTTACGACAGTAAATCCTTTGCGGAGGATATGGACATTGTAACCCGCATGTGTACCTATATGATCGACAACAAGCTGAAATACGCTATTCGTTATATACCGACCACACAATGCTGGACAGAAGGACCGCCTAACATGAAGATCTTCAGCCGCCAGCGTACGCGCTGGGGACGCGGCCTGGCAGAAATTATCACCATGCACCGTAAAGTAATCTTTAATCCGCGTTACAAACAACTGGGCCTGGTCGTATTACCCTATAACCTTTTGTTCGAGTTCCTCGCTCCTATTATCGAGGTGACCGGTATCTTCTATTACATCTACCTGATTGCCACCGACCAGATCAACTGGCCTTATGCGATCATCCTGCTATTATTCGTGTATCTCTATTCGATCATGATCACCACCATGGCGATCTGGTGGGACCACATCACGTACCGTTATTACAAAACCTGGAAAGAAGTGCTGGGACTGGCTGTGATGGCCTTCCTCGAACCATTGATATATCATCCACTGATCGTGTTTTTTGCTTTGCGCGGATATTACTTCTTTATCATTGGTAAGAAACACAGCTGGGGCAACATGCAGCGCCAGGGATTTGGACAGAAGAAAAAAGTACAAACTGCTTAA
- a CDS encoding glycosyltransferase family 2 protein yields the protein MTIWETIGKIYESTIFVYGLILLTTYALLAIFSFIAVRAYARKDKFHEPDVLMSSPLAPGVTVLAPAFNEGLTIIFNVRSLLTLNYANYEIIIVNDGSTDDSLEQLINEFELVPVDFAYNAKIQTKPVRRIYKSTNPAYAKLMVIDKVNGKSKADAVNAGINAAAHPHFVCTDVDCILDKNTITELIKPVMQEKNKRVIATGATLRIANSCEFDDGVMVRMRPPRQLLPRFQEVEYIRAFVLGKMGWSLLNCVPNVSGGLGLFDKEIAIRCGGYDHTSFGEDMELMTRMCRYAHDNKIDYAIRYVPKTLCWTEAPSTVKIFNRQRTRWARGLAQLMYAHFGMFMNPRYGRMGLIVFPYNFFFELLAPLVEITGVIYYIVMAILGFINWPTALWLLLFVYTYSVMITTIAILWDQLTFRYYKTWREALYLCLTPFMEFFLYHPLIVIFSIRGYLNFLTGKKSGWGNMQRRGFQTTAKVATQK from the coding sequence ATGACTATCTGGGAAACCATCGGCAAGATATATGAGAGCACGATTTTCGTTTACGGGTTAATCCTGCTGACCACCTATGCCCTGCTGGCCATTTTCTCCTTTATTGCCGTGAGGGCTTATGCACGGAAGGACAAATTCCATGAGCCGGATGTGCTCATGAGCTCTCCGCTCGCCCCGGGCGTTACGGTATTGGCACCGGCCTTTAACGAAGGTCTTACGATCATCTTTAACGTGCGCTCACTGCTCACACTGAATTACGCCAATTACGAGATCATTATCGTCAATGACGGCAGCACCGACGACAGTCTGGAGCAGCTGATCAATGAGTTTGAATTAGTACCGGTGGATTTCGCCTACAATGCAAAGATCCAGACCAAACCAGTAAGGCGCATTTATAAGTCGACCAACCCGGCCTACGCCAAACTGATGGTGATCGACAAAGTGAACGGTAAAAGTAAGGCCGATGCCGTAAATGCCGGCATCAATGCCGCCGCTCACCCCCACTTCGTTTGTACGGACGTAGACTGTATCCTCGATAAAAACACGATCACGGAACTGATTAAACCGGTGATGCAGGAAAAAAACAAACGCGTGATCGCCACCGGCGCTACCCTGCGTATCGCCAACTCCTGCGAGTTTGACGATGGTGTAATGGTGAGGATGCGGCCGCCGAGGCAATTGCTGCCCCGCTTCCAGGAAGTGGAATACATCCGTGCATTTGTATTGGGGAAGATGGGCTGGAGCCTGCTGAACTGCGTACCTAACGTATCTGGCGGCCTCGGACTGTTCGACAAAGAGATAGCCATCCGCTGCGGTGGTTATGACCACACTTCCTTTGGGGAGGATATGGAGCTGATGACACGTATGTGTCGCTATGCGCACGATAACAAAATCGACTACGCGATCCGCTATGTGCCGAAAACACTTTGCTGGACGGAAGCACCATCGACCGTAAAAATATTCAACCGTCAGCGTACCCGCTGGGCGCGCGGCCTGGCCCAGCTGATGTACGCACACTTCGGCATGTTCATGAACCCTCGTTACGGACGTATGGGTCTCATCGTTTTCCCTTACAACTTCTTCTTCGAATTGCTGGCACCGCTGGTGGAGATCACCGGTGTTATCTATTATATCGTGATGGCGATACTCGGCTTCATTAACTGGCCTACAGCATTATGGCTGCTGCTGTTCGTGTATACGTATTCGGTAATGATCACGACGATCGCCATCCTGTGGGACCAGCTTACTTTCCGCTACTATAAAACCTGGCGGGAAGCACTGTACTTGTGCCTCACGCCGTTTATGGAGTTTTTCCTGTATCACCCGCTGATCGTGATTTTCTCAATACGCGGGTATCTGAACTTCCTTACGGGCAAGAAGAGTGGCTGGGGTAACATGCAGCGGCGCGGTTTCCAGACTACTGCTAAAGTAGCGACTCAAAAATAG
- a CDS encoding response regulator translates to MKNRLYTGFAVAILLVLIGSILSYITFRRQTREADWVQHTYEVITQAQRINRLIYDMQVSGNSYRIIQDKKFLDPYFATKPKLAPALENLKRLTDDNFLQTQQIDSLETEINRLVHFWESLGDDIPMEYVFEHQLEISLTEGKHLETVHRRVQNLVENERNLLVIRNNRNDTYVGRATVMLAFNCVLILIVAFTLMWFTFREFRNRWRAERKLTQKVDELVTLNEVANERNWLLTGMSRLNESLQGNAELDAMMEQFLYTLVSYLRYPAGALYYYDELSNTLRMGASVALPDTARQSYKLKEGMIGQAAMRRELMIMTDVPDSYWHIEGGAGKAQPGTVLLAPLWRDNMQVGVIELASFGTVRDRERQLVEQASGDIAVALSAASARDTATKLLQQLQQQKEVLETQQEELRQTNEELTRQSEILQASEEELRVQEEELRQVNDEMSEKNKALEITRQELSVKAQELEQTSKYKSEFLANMSHELRTPLNSVLILARLLEENRTQNLTPKQMEYAGIIHKSGSDLLELIDDILHLAKIEAGKIEMNFESEEIRDIVADMERLFRVVADEKKIRFSTKVALSVPDRIRTDRQRLEQVIKNLLSNAFKFTPANGTIDLTVEVKRDGLLYVEVRDTGTGIAAEKLQLIFEAFRQADGSTSRKYGGTGLGLSISKELTRRLGGEIRVESRVGEGSIFTVVLPVESSGEAMITAPVSDVKPAATFAAASPQPVNVRPPVVQEVRDDRDSVSKTDKLVLIIEDDATFAAILRDAARDKGYKVVVALNGNDGVYLARKFLPSAIILDMNLPLIDGSSILKILKGNEDLKHILVHVISAGEISAQVKNKVHGYTQKPLQLTDMETVFSGISQQLQAGFKNVLIVSNGGLLHNPSIQVMSDERQMETHYEQVASVQEAMERLVNNDFEGIILDVGKDAKAGIQQLLQLRQLTAAKNMPIIVYIDQDISEADEQQIRKEAAAIVRNSTFSADRLMDELELFLYKLKEAENNPERAEKLMRAADVKMEGKKILLADDDMRNVFSLSALLEGHGLDVITASDGKEALRMLDEHPDIQLVLMDIMMPEMDGYEAIRHIRANPKMASLPIIALTAKAMTGDREKCIQAGASDYVAKPVNNNKLLSLMRVWLA, encoded by the coding sequence ATGAAGAACCGTTTATACACAGGATTTGCAGTCGCTATCCTGCTTGTACTTATCGGTAGTATTTTGTCCTACATCACCTTCAGAAGACAAACCCGGGAAGCAGACTGGGTGCAGCATACATATGAAGTAATTACCCAGGCGCAGCGTATTAACCGCCTCATTTACGACATGCAGGTGTCGGGCAACAGCTATCGCATCATCCAGGATAAGAAGTTCCTCGACCCTTACTTTGCCACCAAACCCAAACTCGCACCGGCGCTGGAGAACCTCAAACGCCTGACCGACGACAACTTTCTCCAGACACAGCAGATCGATTCCCTGGAAACGGAGATCAATCGCCTGGTCCACTTCTGGGAGTCGCTGGGGGATGATATTCCCATGGAATATGTGTTTGAGCATCAGCTGGAGATATCGCTTACCGAAGGCAAACACCTGGAAACGGTACACCGCAGGGTACAAAACCTGGTGGAGAACGAACGTAATTTACTGGTGATCCGTAACAACCGCAATGATACTTACGTGGGCCGCGCTACGGTGATGCTCGCTTTCAACTGCGTACTGATCCTGATCGTAGCGTTTACGCTCATGTGGTTTACATTCCGCGAATTCCGCAACCGCTGGCGGGCCGAGCGTAAGCTTACGCAAAAGGTGGATGAGCTGGTAACGCTCAACGAAGTAGCCAACGAACGGAACTGGTTGCTTACAGGGATGAGTCGGCTGAATGAAAGCCTGCAGGGAAATGCAGAACTCGATGCGATGATGGAACAGTTCCTGTATACGCTCGTGTCTTACCTGCGTTACCCGGCCGGAGCGCTTTACTACTACGACGAACTCTCCAATACATTGCGCATGGGCGCATCAGTGGCGTTGCCCGACACGGCACGCCAGAGTTATAAATTAAAGGAAGGCATGATCGGACAGGCGGCGATGCGCCGCGAATTGATGATCATGACGGATGTTCCGGATTCTTACTGGCATATCGAAGGCGGCGCGGGCAAGGCCCAGCCTGGCACGGTGTTGCTGGCCCCGCTGTGGCGCGACAATATGCAGGTTGGCGTGATCGAGCTGGCGTCGTTCGGTACGGTGCGCGACCGGGAAAGGCAATTGGTGGAACAGGCGTCCGGCGATATTGCTGTGGCCCTCAGCGCTGCTTCGGCCCGTGACACGGCTACCAAGCTGTTGCAACAGCTGCAGCAGCAAAAAGAGGTGCTCGAAACGCAGCAGGAGGAACTGCGGCAGACGAACGAGGAACTTACCCGCCAGTCGGAGATACTGCAGGCTTCTGAAGAAGAACTGCGGGTACAGGAGGAAGAATTGAGGCAGGTGAACGACGAAATGAGCGAAAAGAACAAGGCGCTGGAAATTACCCGCCAGGAGCTGTCGGTGAAGGCGCAGGAGCTGGAGCAAACGAGCAAGTACAAGTCGGAGTTCCTCGCAAATATGTCGCACGAGCTGCGTACGCCACTGAACAGCGTGCTCATTCTCGCCCGCCTGCTGGAAGAAAACCGCACACAGAATCTCACCCCCAAACAAATGGAATATGCAGGCATCATTCATAAGTCGGGCTCCGACCTGCTGGAACTGATCGATGACATCCTGCACCTGGCCAAAATTGAGGCGGGTAAAATAGAAATGAATTTTGAATCGGAGGAGATACGCGACATCGTAGCCGACATGGAACGCCTGTTCCGCGTAGTGGCCGATGAGAAGAAGATCCGCTTCAGCACGAAAGTAGCTCTTTCTGTACCGGATCGCATCCGCACGGATCGCCAGCGGCTGGAACAGGTGATCAAGAACCTGTTATCAAATGCTTTCAAATTCACGCCTGCCAATGGAACGATCGATCTGACGGTGGAAGTGAAGCGCGACGGGTTGCTGTATGTGGAGGTGAGGGATACCGGTACGGGCATCGCCGCCGAAAAGCTGCAACTCATCTTCGAGGCGTTCCGCCAGGCGGATGGGTCTACCAGCCGGAAATATGGCGGTACGGGCCTTGGATTGTCAATTAGTAAAGAACTTACCCGTCGCCTCGGTGGCGAGATCCGGGTAGAAAGCAGGGTGGGAGAAGGCAGTATATTCACCGTAGTACTGCCGGTCGAATCTTCCGGAGAAGCCATGATCACGGCGCCGGTGAGCGACGTGAAGCCTGCCGCCACATTTGCTGCCGCGTCACCTCAACCGGTAAACGTCAGGCCGCCTGTCGTACAGGAAGTACGCGACGACCGCGATTCAGTCAGTAAAACGGATAAACTCGTCCTCATTATAGAAGATGATGCCACTTTTGCCGCCATCCTGCGTGATGCGGCGCGTGACAAAGGATATAAGGTCGTCGTCGCCCTCAATGGAAATGATGGCGTGTACCTGGCGCGCAAGTTCCTCCCAAGCGCCATCATCCTCGATATGAACCTGCCGCTGATCGATGGCAGCAGCATCCTCAAAATATTAAAGGGGAACGAAGACCTGAAGCATATTCTCGTACACGTGATCTCCGCCGGCGAAATATCGGCCCAGGTGAAGAACAAAGTACATGGCTATACGCAAAAGCCGCTGCAGCTCACCGACATGGAAACGGTGTTCAGCGGTATCAGTCAGCAGTTACAGGCAGGCTTCAAGAATGTGCTCATCGTGTCGAACGGTGGACTGCTCCACAATCCGTCCATCCAGGTGATGAGCGACGAGCGCCAGATGGAAACGCATTATGAGCAGGTGGCCAGTGTGCAGGAAGCAATGGAGCGCCTGGTGAACAACGATTTTGAGGGTATTATCCTGGATGTAGGCAAGGATGCCAAGGCGGGCATTCAACAATTGCTGCAGTTAAGGCAGCTTACGGCGGCGAAGAATATGCCCATCATTGTTTATATCGACCAGGACATATCAGAGGCAGACGAGCAACAGATCCGGAAGGAAGCCGCGGCGATCGTACGCAATTCCACTTTCTCCGCCGACCGGTTGATGGACGAGCTGGAGCTGTTCCTCTATAAATTGAAAGAAGCGGAAAATAACCCGGAGCGGGCCGAAAAGCTGATGCGAGCGGCAGATGTGAAGATGGAAGGAAAGAAAATACTGCTGGCCGACGATGATATGCGCAACGTATTCTCGCTCAGCGCGCTGCTGGAAGGGCATGGACTGGACGTAATAACGGCCTCCGATGGTAAGGAAGCCTTACGGATGCTCGACGAGCACCCGGACATTCAGCTCGTGCTGATGGACATAATGATGCCGGAAATGGACGGTTACGAGGCAATTCGCCACATACGGGCCAATCCTAAGATGGCATCGCTACCGATCATTGCGTTAACCGCCAAAGCAATGACCGGTGACAGGGAAAAATGTATTCAGGCCGGGGCGTCCGATTACGTGGCGAAACCGGTAAATAATAATAAGTTGTTGTCGCTGATGAGAGTTTGGCTGGCATAA